A stretch of the Tannerella serpentiformis genome encodes the following:
- a CDS encoding TolC family protein, giving the protein MKHSLILWMTFALPICAAYGQEALTMEQCRQLAIDNNKELKIAEAQVDRAAQERRAARTKYFPQLSATGSYIHNSKPLELVDYSRFEAMTGQLLPQLAPLLMKYPQLAQSLPQIMEELKSLTHVDMQNVWIGDVSLVQPVFMGGKIVSYNQITGYARELAESMHDTKLQDVICRTDETYWQVVSLANKKKLADAYVDLLRKMDTDIAAMITAGVATKADELSVKVKLNEAEMAQTKVNNGLALSRMLLAQLCGLDMEHPPLLADERIEQFAVQPTATQANAEEAFSHRPELKSLELATKIYRKKEQIALAEMLPTVALTANYLVTNPNTYHGFKKEFSGMYNVGVLVRVPLSAWWEGSYKRNAARAETVIKRLETEEAREKVELQVNQSVYKVNEAGKQLTASTRNMERAEENLRYANVGFEEGVIPALNLMEAQTAWVSARSQLIDAQIEVKLTEVYLSKALGRLGKE; this is encoded by the coding sequence ATGAAGCACTCATTGATTTTATGGATGACTTTCGCACTGCCCATTTGTGCCGCTTACGGGCAGGAGGCGCTCACGATGGAGCAATGCCGACAGCTGGCTATCGACAACAATAAGGAGCTGAAAATCGCCGAGGCACAGGTGGATCGCGCTGCGCAGGAACGACGCGCGGCACGCACGAAATACTTCCCCCAACTCTCCGCCACAGGCTCTTACATACACAACAGTAAGCCGCTCGAGCTGGTGGATTACAGCCGTTTTGAGGCCATGACCGGCCAACTGCTTCCGCAACTGGCGCCGCTACTGATGAAGTATCCGCAACTAGCGCAATCACTCCCTCAAATCATGGAGGAGCTGAAAAGCCTCACGCATGTGGATATGCAGAACGTTTGGATCGGCGACGTATCGCTTGTGCAGCCCGTTTTCATGGGTGGAAAGATCGTCTCGTACAACCAGATCACGGGTTACGCCCGCGAGTTGGCCGAGTCGATGCACGACACGAAGTTGCAAGACGTGATCTGCCGCACGGACGAGACCTATTGGCAGGTCGTCTCGCTGGCTAACAAGAAAAAGTTGGCCGACGCGTACGTAGATCTGCTTCGCAAGATGGACACCGACATCGCCGCCATGATCACGGCCGGCGTGGCCACGAAGGCGGACGAATTGTCTGTCAAAGTAAAGCTCAACGAGGCCGAGATGGCCCAGACGAAGGTGAACAACGGGCTGGCGCTCTCGCGCATGCTCCTGGCGCAACTCTGCGGGCTCGACATGGAGCATCCGCCCCTCTTGGCTGACGAACGTATCGAGCAGTTTGCCGTCCAACCCACCGCAACGCAGGCCAACGCCGAGGAGGCATTTAGCCATCGCCCCGAGCTGAAGAGCCTCGAGCTGGCCACGAAGATTTACCGCAAAAAGGAGCAGATCGCACTGGCCGAGATGCTGCCCACCGTCGCACTGACGGCCAACTACCTCGTCACGAATCCGAACACCTACCACGGTTTCAAGAAAGAGTTTTCGGGCATGTACAACGTCGGCGTGCTGGTCCGCGTGCCCCTCTCGGCGTGGTGGGAGGGCTCCTACAAGCGTAACGCCGCACGCGCTGAGACGGTGATCAAACGACTCGAAACGGAGGAGGCGCGCGAGAAGGTTGAACTGCAAGTCAATCAATCCGTCTACAAGGTGAACGAGGCCGGTAAACAGCTCACCGCCTCCACGCGCAACATGGAGCGCGCCGAAGAGAACCTCCGCTACGCTAACGTCGGCTTCGAAGAGGGTGTCATCCCCGCACTCAACCTCATGGAGGCGCAAACCGCATGGGTCTCCGCCCGTTCTCAGCTGATCGACGCCCAAATCGAGGTCAAGCTCACCGAAGTCTACCTCAGCAAAGCCCTCGGGCGCTTAGGCAAAGAGTAG
- a CDS encoding sensor histidine kinase: MKLIYRILLHLSVVLSAVLTGWAIYFYAGIVEEVNDETDDALDDYAERIIRRYLAGVHLPSEDNGTNNSFYVHAVTEDYLHHHPAIEYIDESVFIAEKGETEPARTLRTVFRDRAGRYFLLSVSTPTIDKDDLKQAILWRIITLYVALLVTILTVNVWVYSRSMRPLYRLLRWLDTYTVGRSHTPLTAHSAVTEFRRLYDAVRRHTDRTEQAFEQQKQFIGNASHELQTPLAVSLGRLELLADSTPALTEAQLAEVIKTQQTLRRAVRLNRSLLFLTKIDNRQFLDQTDLCLDALLRRDLEDLQEVYASRRITVDLTAVDPPLRASMHESLADALVSNLLKNAFVHNHSDGRILIRITTPTLTIANTGPAASLDPTHLFDRFHQGPHRVEGSTGLGLSIVRAICRLYTIDIRYAFTADRLHTFTLTFPLTSQNKTP; encoded by the coding sequence ATGAAGCTCATCTATCGCATCCTCCTCCACCTCTCCGTCGTTCTCTCGGCCGTCCTCACCGGGTGGGCCATCTACTTCTACGCCGGCATCGTGGAGGAGGTCAACGACGAGACCGACGACGCCCTCGACGACTACGCCGAGCGCATCATCCGTCGCTACCTGGCCGGCGTCCATCTGCCCTCCGAAGACAATGGCACGAACAACAGTTTCTATGTCCACGCCGTGACGGAGGACTACCTCCATCACCATCCCGCCATCGAGTACATCGACGAATCCGTCTTCATCGCTGAAAAAGGTGAGACCGAACCCGCGCGTACCCTCCGCACCGTCTTTCGCGACCGTGCAGGGCGCTACTTCCTGCTTTCCGTCAGCACGCCCACGATCGATAAAGACGACCTCAAGCAGGCCATCCTCTGGCGCATCATCACGCTCTACGTTGCGCTCCTCGTCACCATCCTCACCGTCAACGTCTGGGTTTACAGTCGCAGCATGCGCCCCCTGTACCGCCTCCTCCGTTGGCTTGACACCTACACCGTCGGCCGATCGCACACGCCACTCACGGCCCACTCGGCCGTCACCGAGTTTCGCCGACTCTACGACGCCGTGCGCCGCCACACCGACCGCACCGAGCAGGCTTTCGAGCAACAAAAGCAGTTCATCGGCAACGCCTCGCACGAGCTTCAGACGCCGCTGGCCGTCAGCCTAGGCCGCCTCGAACTCCTGGCCGACAGTACGCCCGCGCTCACCGAAGCCCAACTCGCCGAGGTGATCAAAACGCAGCAGACGCTCCGCCGTGCCGTGCGCCTGAACCGCTCGCTGCTCTTCCTCACCAAGATCGACAATCGGCAGTTCCTCGACCAGACCGACCTCTGCCTCGACGCCCTCCTCCGCCGCGATCTGGAAGATCTGCAAGAGGTCTACGCCTCGCGCCGCATTACCGTCGACCTCACCGCCGTCGATCCGCCCCTCCGTGCATCCATGCACGAATCTCTGGCCGACGCCCTCGTCTCCAACCTGCTCAAGAACGCCTTCGTCCACAATCACTCCGACGGACGCATCCTGATTCGCATCACCACCCCCACCCTCACTATCGCCAACACAGGCCCCGCCGCCTCGCTCGATCCCACCCACCTCTTCGACCGCTTCCATCAGGGCCCCCACCGCGTCGAAGGCTCCACCGGCCTGGGGCTCTCCATCGTCCGTGCCATCTGCCGCCTCTACACCATCGACATCCGCTACGCCTTCACCGCCGACCGTCTCCACACCTTCACGCTCACCTTCCCCCTCACCTCTCAGAACAAGACGCCGTAA
- a CDS encoding ABC transporter permease yields the protein MTLREGIYAILRIARRELRRLVANPVYFFCMVVAPVGCLFFFTTLMRSGLPTDLPVAVVDLDNTPTSRRLVRQLDAFEQTAVRMQCASFDEARHEMQQGSIYGVFLIPKNFQQDATSGKRPRLSFYTNGSFLIAGSLMFRDMKTLSVLAGASVGLQQGQARGMTDAQIMGQIQPITVDTHAIGNPWLNYSVYLSNAMLPGLLQLLVFIVTVYSIGAEIKQRTSRRWLGLGNGSLAVSLAGKLLPHTIIFTVVGLLICAVLYGYNAFPLASGWLPILAAMTLLVIASQAVGVFMIGVLPTVRLGLSFASLFGMLGFSICGLSYPVTAMYPPFHALSYLYPLRHYLLIYIDQALNGRALAYTWGEYVWLAAFFLLPLTIYRNLKRALLYFHYIP from the coding sequence ATGACCCTTCGCGAAGGCATATACGCCATCCTGCGCATCGCCCGACGGGAGCTGCGCCGCTTGGTGGCCAACCCGGTCTACTTCTTCTGCATGGTCGTGGCCCCCGTCGGCTGTCTCTTTTTCTTCACTACGCTCATGCGCAGCGGCCTGCCCACCGATCTGCCCGTGGCCGTCGTCGATCTCGACAATACGCCCACTTCGCGCCGTCTCGTCCGCCAGCTTGACGCCTTTGAGCAGACCGCCGTACGCATGCAGTGCGCCTCTTTCGACGAGGCGCGACACGAAATGCAGCAAGGCAGCATCTATGGCGTCTTCCTGATCCCGAAAAACTTTCAGCAGGACGCCACCTCCGGCAAGCGTCCCCGGCTGTCGTTTTATACCAATGGCTCGTTTCTCATCGCTGGGTCCCTCATGTTTCGCGACATGAAGACGCTCTCCGTGCTGGCCGGCGCCTCCGTCGGGCTACAGCAGGGGCAGGCGCGCGGCATGACCGATGCGCAGATCATGGGTCAGATTCAGCCCATCACCGTCGATACGCACGCCATTGGCAACCCGTGGCTGAACTACTCCGTCTATCTCAGCAACGCCATGCTGCCCGGACTGCTGCAGCTGCTCGTTTTCATTGTCACCGTCTACAGCATCGGCGCGGAGATCAAACAGCGCACTTCCCGCCGTTGGCTCGGCCTCGGGAACGGTTCGCTGGCGGTCAGTCTGGCCGGCAAACTGCTTCCGCACACGATCATCTTCACCGTTGTCGGACTGCTTATCTGTGCCGTGCTCTATGGCTACAACGCCTTCCCATTGGCCAGCGGTTGGCTTCCCATCCTCGCCGCCATGACGCTATTAGTCATTGCCTCGCAAGCCGTCGGCGTGTTTATGATCGGCGTCTTACCCACCGTCCGACTCGGCCTCAGCTTCGCCAGCCTCTTTGGCATGCTCGGCTTCTCCATCTGCGGCCTGTCGTACCCCGTGACGGCCATGTATCCTCCCTTCCACGCCCTGTCGTACCTCTATCCCCTGCGCCACTATCTGCTCATCTACATCGATCAGGCCCTCAACGGTCGCGCGCTGGCTTACACCTGGGGAGAATACGTCTGGCTTGCCGCCTTCTTCCTGTTGCCCCTCACCATCTACCGCAACCTGAAAAGGGCCCTGCTCTATTTCCATTACATCCCATGA
- a CDS encoding HlyD family secretion protein: MSEKKYSINNMLLAFIAVVIVIGLVSLAGFILLTPPDDIIMGQAEATQVRISGKVPGRIEAYRFGEGDRVHAGDTLVYLNTPEVDAKLRQAEAVRSAAEAQSAKAMAGARSQEVTGAYELWQKAKAGLDIAKKSYDRVQHLYDQGVMSAQKRDEAEANYQAMVATEKAAHSQYDMAREGARREDKAAASALVRQAGGVVDEVEAYLGERALTSPIDGEVVERFPQIGELVGTGAPIMNIADLNDMWVTFSVREDLLRDIKIGAEIRGFIPALGDKEVVMKVYFMKDMGTYAAWKATKTTGQYDSKTFEVRARPTSPVADLRPGMSVIIKRPGKR, translated from the coding sequence ATGAGCGAGAAAAAATATTCAATCAACAACATGCTACTGGCCTTCATTGCAGTCGTCATCGTGATAGGCTTAGTGTCATTGGCAGGCTTCATCCTGCTCACTCCCCCCGACGACATTATCATGGGTCAGGCAGAAGCCACCCAAGTACGTATCTCCGGCAAGGTGCCCGGACGCATCGAGGCTTACCGCTTCGGCGAGGGCGACCGCGTGCACGCCGGCGACACGTTAGTTTACCTGAACACCCCCGAGGTAGATGCCAAACTGCGTCAGGCCGAAGCCGTACGATCTGCCGCCGAGGCACAGAGCGCCAAGGCAATGGCCGGCGCCCGATCGCAGGAAGTGACCGGCGCCTACGAGCTTTGGCAGAAGGCCAAGGCGGGACTCGACATCGCCAAGAAGTCGTACGACCGCGTGCAACACCTCTACGATCAAGGCGTCATGTCTGCCCAAAAGCGCGACGAGGCCGAGGCAAACTATCAGGCGATGGTGGCTACCGAGAAGGCCGCACATTCGCAGTACGACATGGCCCGCGAAGGTGCTCGGCGGGAGGATAAGGCGGCTGCATCGGCCCTTGTCCGTCAGGCTGGCGGCGTCGTCGACGAGGTGGAGGCTTACCTCGGCGAGCGTGCCCTGACCTCCCCCATCGATGGCGAAGTGGTGGAGCGTTTCCCGCAGATCGGCGAGCTGGTGGGTACCGGTGCACCGATCATGAACATCGCCGACTTGAACGACATGTGGGTCACCTTCAGCGTTCGCGAAGATTTGTTGCGCGACATCAAGATCGGCGCCGAGATCCGAGGCTTCATCCCTGCGCTCGGCGATAAGGAGGTCGTGATGAAGGTCTACTTCATGAAGGACATGGGCACCTACGCCGCATGGAAGGCCACAAAGACTACTGGCCAGTATGACTCGAAGACCTTCGAGGTGCGCGCACGTCCCACATCGCCCGTGGCCGACCTCCGACCCGGCATGTCCGTCATCATCAAACGCCCCGGTAAACGATGA
- the cysK gene encoding cysteine synthase A yields MARVYQNLTALVGGTPLLEVSNIEKSEGLKAHVIVKLEYFNPGGSVKDRIALAMIEAAERSGELKPGSIIIEATSGNTGIGLAWVASVKGYKLILTMPETMSVERQNLLKALGATLVLTPGSEGMKGALRRAGELKEEHPGSIILQQFENEANPEVHTRTTAEEIWNDTDGKVDIFVAGVGTGGTVSGVAEGLKKHNPKVKAVAVEPVGSPVLSGGQPGPHKIQGIGAGFVPKNYHADAIDEVLQVQDNEAIGASRLLAAREGLLVGISSGAALHAALELARKPENEGKTIVALLPDTGERYLSTVLYAFEEYPL; encoded by the coding sequence ATGGCAAGAGTTTATCAGAACCTGACCGCCCTCGTAGGCGGCACCCCGCTCTTGGAAGTGAGCAACATCGAGAAGTCAGAAGGCCTCAAGGCACACGTGATCGTTAAGCTGGAGTATTTCAACCCCGGCGGTAGCGTCAAGGATCGTATCGCACTGGCCATGATCGAGGCCGCAGAGCGAAGCGGCGAGCTGAAGCCCGGCTCCATTATCATCGAGGCTACCAGTGGCAACACGGGTATCGGACTGGCCTGGGTGGCCTCCGTAAAGGGTTACAAGCTGATCCTGACCATGCCCGAGACGATGAGCGTGGAGCGTCAGAATCTGCTCAAGGCTCTCGGCGCTACGTTGGTGCTGACGCCCGGTAGCGAGGGCATGAAGGGTGCGCTCCGTCGTGCTGGCGAACTGAAAGAGGAGCATCCGGGATCGATTATCCTGCAGCAGTTTGAGAATGAGGCCAACCCCGAAGTGCACACCCGCACGACGGCTGAAGAGATCTGGAACGATACGGACGGAAAGGTCGACATCTTCGTGGCGGGCGTAGGCACGGGCGGCACCGTGAGCGGTGTGGCCGAGGGATTGAAGAAACATAACCCGAAGGTGAAGGCCGTGGCCGTGGAGCCGGTGGGATCGCCGGTGCTGTCGGGTGGACAGCCGGGGCCGCACAAGATTCAGGGTATCGGTGCTGGCTTTGTGCCGAAGAACTATCACGCTGACGCGATCGATGAAGTGCTGCAAGTGCAGGACAACGAGGCCATCGGTGCCTCCCGACTGCTGGCTGCCCGTGAAGGTCTGCTCGTCGGTATCTCGTCTGGCGCCGCGCTGCACGCCGCGCTGGAGCTGGCTCGTAAGCCCGAAAACGAGGGTAAGACGATCGTGGCCCTACTGCCTGACACAGGCGAACGCTACCTCTCGACCGTGCTCTATGCCTTCGAAGAGTATCCGCTGTAA
- a CDS encoding response regulator transcription factor gives MKILIIEDDPSLRELIAQSLTNRERAVVETADNLRSALYKIEDYDYDCVLLDIMLPDGSGFTLLERLKAMKKRESVIIISARDTTDDKVAGLELGADDYLAKPFHLAELHARIRSVVRRSRQAGEADIRLGNVRLLPETFQVFVAGRELSLGRKEYGILAYFFHRPGHLINKETLAEAVWGDHVDQADNFDFVYAQMKNLRRKLTDAGATIQLKSVYGFGYKLIEDTET, from the coding sequence ATGAAGATTCTCATCATCGAAGACGACCCCTCGCTGCGCGAACTGATCGCCCAATCGCTTACCAACCGCGAGCGCGCCGTGGTTGAAACGGCCGACAACCTTCGCTCGGCGCTCTACAAGATCGAGGACTACGACTACGATTGCGTCCTACTCGACATCATGCTGCCCGACGGTAGCGGCTTCACCCTTCTGGAGCGCCTCAAGGCGATGAAGAAGCGCGAGAGCGTGATCATCATCTCTGCACGCGACACGACGGACGACAAGGTGGCCGGGCTGGAGCTTGGCGCCGACGACTATCTGGCTAAACCCTTCCACCTGGCCGAACTGCATGCGCGCATCCGCAGTGTCGTCCGCCGCAGCCGACAGGCCGGCGAGGCGGATATCCGGCTGGGCAACGTCCGACTGCTGCCGGAGACGTTCCAAGTTTTCGTCGCCGGCCGCGAGCTCAGTCTCGGACGTAAGGAGTACGGCATCTTGGCCTACTTCTTCCATCGCCCGGGCCACCTGATCAATAAGGAGACGCTGGCCGAGGCCGTCTGGGGCGACCATGTCGACCAGGCCGACAACTTCGACTTTGTCTATGCCCAGATGAAGAACCTCCGCCGTAAGCTCACCGACGCCGGCGCCACGATCCAGCTCAAATCCGTCTACGGCTTCGGCTACAAACTGATCGAAGACACGGAGACATGA
- a CDS encoding response regulator transcription factor has protein sequence MITFLLADNQDITRAGLRAYIADTFGEAGCCTLEVANKKALIEALTTHRDSTVVILDYALFDLASVEELLNLGRRFPEVAWLLCSNELSDALIRRLSAEYHVGLILKDCTADEIRAALRHTVQGDRFLCHRIADFLLTVHRQPDTHEALTATETEILRLIARGLSVKEIASERISSTHTIITHKKNIFRKLGVNNVYEATKYALRAGLVEMVEYYI, from the coding sequence ATGATCACTTTCCTCCTGGCCGATAATCAAGATATCACGCGGGCTGGACTGCGTGCCTACATCGCCGACACCTTCGGCGAGGCGGGCTGTTGCACGCTCGAGGTGGCCAATAAGAAGGCGCTGATCGAGGCTCTGACGACGCACCGAGACAGCACGGTGGTGATCCTTGACTATGCGCTCTTCGACCTGGCCAGCGTGGAGGAGCTCTTAAACTTGGGGCGACGCTTTCCGGAGGTCGCGTGGCTGCTCTGCTCCAACGAGCTGAGCGACGCCCTCATCCGCCGCCTCAGCGCCGAGTACCACGTGGGACTGATCCTCAAGGATTGTACGGCCGACGAGATCCGCGCGGCGCTCCGACACACGGTGCAGGGCGATCGTTTCCTTTGTCACCGCATTGCCGACTTCCTGCTCACCGTGCACCGTCAGCCGGATACGCACGAGGCGCTCACGGCCACTGAGACGGAGATCCTCCGACTCATCGCCCGCGGACTGTCGGTCAAGGAGATCGCCTCCGAACGCATTTCCAGCACACACACCATCATCACTCACAAGAAGAACATCTTCCGTAAGCTGGGCGTCAACAACGTTTACGAGGCCACGAAGTATGCCCTGCGTGCCGGCCTGGTGGAGATGGTGGAATACTATATATGA
- a CDS encoding pyruvoyl-dependent arginine decarboxylase, translated as MVKKVGNLIPNTFFIAKGSGDSDLEKHAGSYHMALFDAGIADFNIMTYSSVIPATAHPVMMDEVDLPPFGSELKTIMAVSHGYQDEFISAGLVYAWMYKDENFDEKAGGLVCEVSGRYRIEELEARLIRVINDLHQRTYSRFYLGDLNFVTEGMTIERRYGTALAALCFTDFIMPDSADGSSEVVRL; from the coding sequence ATGGTAAAGAAAGTGGGGAACCTGATCCCGAACACGTTTTTCATTGCAAAGGGCAGTGGCGACTCCGACCTGGAGAAGCACGCCGGGTCGTATCACATGGCGCTCTTCGACGCCGGCATTGCTGATTTCAACATCATGACGTATTCGTCCGTGATTCCCGCCACGGCGCACCCGGTGATGATGGACGAGGTCGACCTGCCGCCCTTCGGCTCGGAGCTGAAGACGATCATGGCCGTTTCGCACGGCTATCAGGACGAGTTCATCTCGGCCGGCCTCGTCTATGCGTGGATGTATAAGGACGAAAACTTCGACGAGAAGGCCGGCGGCCTGGTCTGCGAGGTCAGCGGCCGCTACCGCATCGAGGAGCTGGAGGCGCGTCTCATTCGTGTGATCAATGACCTGCATCAGCGCACCTACAGCCGGTTCTACCTCGGCGATCTGAACTTCGTCACCGAGGGTATGACCATCGAGCGCCGCTATGGCACCGCCCTGGCCGCGCTCTGCTTCACCGACTTCATCATGCCCGACTCTGCGGATGGAAGCAGTGAGGTGGTAAGACTCTGA
- the secDF gene encoding protein translocase subunit SecDF, with the protein MQNKGFVRVFSILLALVCLYYLSFSFVTRKYYKEAAEYANGDPAKESFYLDSLANKKVWFGAYTLKQCREMEVTLGLDLKGGMNVVLELNVPDVVRSLADNNPDANFNKALDAAYARQATSQKNYIDLFAEEYKKLDPGAHLAALFSTFELKDKITPQSSDAQVIAVLKEELQSAIDNSFNVLRTRIDRFGVVSPNIQRLETAGRILVELPGVKEPARVRKLLQGSANLEFWETYNLTEIGQQLTAADHALAEALKSTKPSSTATTDTTATAAKSDLTAKADSATSETDSLMAQINAESQQSPAAGQMTAEEYAKEHPLFALLQLNVDRTGRYLVPGPVVGYAKKTDMDKITEYLNRPEVKAVLPNNVLFRWSVKAMDDNDQFYQLFALKVTNRDGTPALSGDVVTNAVADFAQQQIGRPQYQVSMTMNAEGAREWARLTKENIKRSIAIVLDGMVYSAPTVQSEITGGQSQITGNFTQDEGKDLANVLKSGKMAASVNIVQEDIVGPSLGQEAINAGIISFALALILLMVYMCAMYGLLPGMIANGALVINIFFTMGILASFQAVLTLPGIAGMVLTLGMAVDANVLIYERSKEELRAGKPLARAIADGYSNAFSAIFDSNLTTIITGVVLFVFGTGPIRGFATTLIIGLISSFLTSVFITRLVYEALLAKEKIKHLTFTTSISKNFLNDPKINFLGKRKVGYIIPLAIILLGCVSMATIGLNNGIDFTGGRNYVIRFDKDVRTDEVRAALEPQFKGGSVGVITIGSQNQVRVSTNYKITDNSAGIDDEIIGKLYAGLKPFLGNATQEQFASDNIQSSQKVGPSMADDIKNSAVLAVLFAMVCMALYILVRFRDVAFSVGVFISVAVTTLCIIAFYTLLWKIMPFSMEVDQTFIAAILTVIGYSINDTVVVFDRIRETIKLYPKRDRYEVINDALNSTLSRTFSTSLSTFIVVFVIFLLGGSTIQSFTFAILLGVIVGTYSTLFVATPIAYEIQHRKSLKAAGATAAAATA; encoded by the coding sequence ATGCAGAACAAAGGATTCGTGAGGGTCTTCTCCATACTGCTCGCTTTGGTTTGCTTGTACTATCTCTCCTTCTCGTTTGTGACGAGAAAATACTACAAGGAAGCCGCCGAGTATGCTAACGGGGACCCTGCTAAAGAGAGTTTTTATTTAGACTCATTGGCCAACAAGAAGGTCTGGTTCGGCGCCTATACGCTGAAGCAATGCCGCGAAATGGAGGTGACCTTGGGGCTTGACCTGAAGGGCGGTATGAACGTCGTATTGGAGCTTAACGTGCCCGATGTCGTTCGTTCGCTGGCGGACAATAATCCCGACGCCAACTTCAACAAGGCACTCGATGCGGCTTATGCCCGTCAGGCAACCAGCCAGAAGAATTACATCGATTTGTTTGCCGAAGAATACAAGAAGCTGGATCCGGGCGCTCATCTTGCAGCCCTCTTCAGCACCTTTGAGTTGAAAGATAAAATCACTCCCCAAAGCTCCGACGCGCAAGTCATTGCCGTACTGAAAGAGGAGCTGCAGAGCGCTATCGACAATTCATTTAATGTATTGCGCACACGTATCGACCGCTTCGGCGTCGTGTCGCCCAACATCCAACGCCTCGAGACGGCTGGTCGTATCCTCGTCGAGCTGCCGGGTGTGAAGGAGCCGGCACGTGTCCGCAAACTCTTGCAGGGTAGCGCCAATCTGGAGTTCTGGGAGACATACAACCTGACCGAGATCGGACAGCAACTCACCGCCGCTGACCACGCTTTGGCGGAGGCGCTGAAGTCCACAAAGCCTTCGTCCACCGCCACGACCGATACAACGGCTACCGCCGCCAAATCTGATCTCACGGCTAAGGCCGACTCAGCTACCTCCGAGACCGATTCGCTCATGGCGCAGATTAACGCCGAAAGCCAACAGTCGCCTGCAGCCGGTCAGATGACCGCCGAAGAATACGCCAAGGAGCACCCGCTCTTTGCCCTGTTGCAATTGAATGTCGACCGCACCGGCCGCTACCTCGTTCCCGGCCCCGTCGTAGGTTACGCCAAGAAGACGGACATGGACAAGATCACCGAATACCTCAACCGGCCTGAAGTGAAGGCTGTGTTGCCCAACAATGTCCTCTTCCGCTGGAGCGTGAAGGCGATGGACGATAACGATCAGTTCTATCAGCTCTTTGCCCTGAAGGTCACCAACCGTGACGGTACGCCCGCCCTGAGTGGCGACGTAGTCACGAATGCCGTGGCCGACTTCGCCCAGCAGCAGATCGGCCGCCCACAGTACCAAGTCAGCATGACGATGAACGCCGAAGGTGCCCGCGAATGGGCCCGCCTGACCAAGGAGAACATCAAGCGTAGCATCGCCATCGTACTCGACGGCATGGTCTACTCCGCCCCCACGGTACAGTCAGAAATCACCGGTGGCCAGTCGCAGATCACGGGTAACTTCACCCAAGATGAAGGCAAGGACTTAGCCAACGTGCTCAAGTCGGGTAAGATGGCCGCCTCGGTCAACATTGTGCAGGAAGACATCGTCGGGCCGTCGCTCGGGCAGGAAGCCATCAACGCCGGTATCATCTCGTTTGCCCTCGCACTCATCCTCCTCATGGTCTACATGTGCGCTATGTATGGCCTGTTGCCGGGTATGATTGCTAACGGCGCCCTCGTCATCAACATCTTCTTTACGATGGGTATCCTCGCCTCCTTCCAAGCTGTGCTCACCCTGCCCGGTATCGCCGGTATGGTGCTAACGCTCGGTATGGCAGTCGACGCCAACGTGCTCATCTATGAGCGATCGAAAGAGGAACTCCGCGCCGGCAAACCTTTGGCCCGTGCCATTGCCGATGGTTACTCCAATGCCTTCTCCGCCATCTTCGACTCGAACCTCACGACAATCATCACCGGTGTCGTACTCTTTGTCTTTGGTACCGGCCCCATCCGCGGTTTTGCCACCACGCTGATCATCGGCTTGATCTCATCCTTCCTGACCTCTGTCTTCATCACACGTCTCGTCTACGAAGCCCTCTTGGCTAAGGAGAAGATCAAGCACCTGACCTTCACCACATCGATCTCGAAGAACTTCCTCAACGATCCGAAGATCAACTTCCTCGGTAAGCGTAAAGTGGGCTACATCATCCCGCTCGCCATCATCCTTCTCGGTTGTGTTTCGATGGCTACGATTGGCCTCAACAACGGCATCGACTTTACCGGCGGTCGCAACTATGTGATCCGTTTCGATAAGGATGTTCGCACCGACGAGGTGCGTGCGGCCCTCGAACCGCAATTCAAAGGCGGATCCGTCGGCGTCATCACCATCGGCTCGCAGAATCAGGTGCGCGTCTCGACCAACTATAAGATCACGGACAACTCGGCCGGCATCGACGACGAAATCATCGGCAAGCTCTACGCCGGCCTCAAGCCCTTCCTTGGCAACGCCACACAGGAGCAGTTCGCCTCGGACAACATCCAAAGCTCGCAGAAGGTCGGCCCCAGTATGGCGGACGACATCAAGAACAGCGCCGTCCTGGCCGTCCTCTTCGCTATGGTCTGCATGGCGCTCTACATCCTCGTTCGCTTCCGCGACGTAGCCTTCTCCGTCGGTGTGTTCATCTCCGTGGCCGTCACCACGCTCTGCATCATCGCCTTCTACACGCTGCTGTGGAAGATCATGCCCTTCTCTATGGAGGTCGACCAGACCTTTATTGCGGCCATTCTGACCGTCATCGGTTACTCGATCAACGACACCGTGGTCGTCTTCGACCGTATCCGCGAAACGATCAAGCTCTATCCCAAGCGCGACCGTTACGAGGTGATCAACGACGCCCTGAACTCCACACTCTCGCGTACGTTCAGCACGTCACTCTCCACCTTCATCGTCGTCTTCGTGATCTTCCTCCTCGGTGGATCCACGATCCAGAGCTTCACGTTCGCCATCCTTCTCGGTGTCATTGTCGGCACCTACTCCACGCTCTTCGTGGCCACGCCGATCGCTTACGAGATCCAACATCGCAAATCGCTCAAGGCGGCCGGTGCAACGGCAGCCGCTGCGACGGCATAA